Part of the Triticum aestivum cultivar Chinese Spring chromosome 4D, IWGSC CS RefSeq v2.1, whole genome shotgun sequence genome is shown below.
AATTTGGGGTGAAAAAATACATCAAAATGTACCATTACTTTACATATTATACAACCGACACGAGTTATGGAATATATTATGGTAAAGCATCCACCAAAGGAAGTAGCTGGCACCACAAAATCAGTCATACCTTAGTACAATTATTGCACAACGAACATACGCTTCTTACAACAGAATTCTTTACCATATCTTTTACTCCATTCACAAAACCTACCTAAAAGAGTCCATAGATAAAGCAGTTGAGCCTACTTATACCTACACGCCACTTCATCAAATCACATATTTGTTCGACAAAAGCACAAGATAAACGAGCGACCATGACAACTAAGATGCATGCAANNNNNNNNNNNNNNNNNNNNNNNNNNNNNNNNNNNNNNNNNNNNNNNNNNNNNNNNNNNNNNNNNNNNNNNNNNNNNNNNNNNNNNNNNNNNNNNNNNNNNNNNNNNNNNNNNNNNNNNNNNNNNNNNNNNNNNNNNNNNNNNNNNNNNNNNNNNNNNNNNNNNNNNNNNNNNNNNNNNNNNNNNNNNNNNNNNNNNNNNNNNNNNNNNNNNNNNNNNNNNNNNNNNNNNNNNNNNNNNCAGGCGAGTCGGTTGCTCGCTCCTCCCTTCTCTCGCTCCCTCCTTTCCCTGGCTTGATCGCCTCATTGTGCAGCGTTCAAAACAATGACTAGTTGACAATGAAAAACAAATATGGATCCAAATACAttacaaatttgaaaacatttcatgaatttgaaaaggccCATGAGTTCAAAAAAGATCACAGATTGAAAAACGTACATGGATTTGAAAAGTTCACGGATTTCAAGAAAactgaaaaagttcatgaatttttaagaAGTTCATTGATTTGGGAAAACAATTCATTGATTGTGAAAAAAAGTtaatcaaaatttgaaaaaaaattcactaACGTCcaaaaagttcatctatttgaaACAAGTCCAgcggatttgaaaaagttcatcaaatttgaaaaaaagtacctcaaattttgaaaacaaaaagtttatcgaatttgaaaaatagttcaacGGATTCAAAAataattcatcaattttgaaaacaaaTCATGAATCTGAGaaaagttcacgaattcaaaaaggTTCATACTTCAAGACCTCgagaaaagttcacaaaattgaaaaaaggaagaaaaagaaaacaagccaaaaaacaataaaaatgaaaaaacaaaCAAACATGCTCATGTTCATTATTTGAAGATGCATAAAGGAAGCTATCTAGCACAAAGGAAATGTTGTCTCAGGTGCTTATGCACCTTTTTATGAAAGGTTTTACCCAAAAAGGAATCAATGAAATGGGCGCCTTATTAGAGGTTTtacccaaaaaggaaaaaaaagagtNNNNNNNNNNNNNNNNNNNNNNNNNNNNNNNNNNNNNNNNNNNNNNNNNNNNNNNNNNNNNNNNNNNNNNNNNNNNNNNNNNNNNNNNNNNNNNNNNNNNNNNNNNNNNNNNNNNNNNNNNNNNNNNNNNNNNNNNNNNNNNNNNNNNNNNNNNNNNNNNNNNNNNNNNNNNNNNNNNNCTCTCTTTGCGCTATGCAACCGTCCAAAGGCCATAGTAGTAGAGCAGCGCTAGCGATGCGTGACGCTGATATCGCTCTATTATGCAGTGAACGCCAAATCGCTGTGAAGCCCTAGATTCTGGCATGCGCTGCCGCATCGATGGTGTACTAGTTCGTCATTGTCCTCGACAGGTTCGTGCAGTTCTTCCACAGcgaccctttcctttcttcctgatTTCCCCCTTGTCCACCCATCCCTAATTCCTACTACCTCTGCGATCCAATCTGTTATGTGTTGGATGGAAaccacatctcttttgctctcatGACTCATGGGCATGATGCTGATAATGAAATTTCAGGAAAGAAACATGTAGAGAAGCAGCAAAATCAAAGATAGGATGAGCAGGAAGCAGCAATatttttttttctttaatttcattcAGGAAGGTCACAACTTGAGCTGGGTAGATGGACATTTGACCCTATTGTGTAGTTCTGGAGAATTTGTAACAGTGTAAGGTATCATTGGATCTTTTCCTTGGTACAGAATAATGAATTACACTTGTCGGTTGGTAAGCAATCAAATCTTGACCattgtttttttagaaaaaatttAGCCAGGCTCCGAGATCCAACATGCATGTCCGTGCTTCCATTCGACTCTGGAATTTTCCATTGCCGGCCACCATGACGAAGTGATTATACAAGGTATGTTTCTATTTTATATGAACATGCTTTAACTGCACGTTATATAAGCGTTAATTGTAATATTTCATGTATACATATCGGACGCTATGTCGCACGAAATCCAAGGTAGTTTTTCATGCACTTCCTACCTTTCTCATTTTAGGTTCTCCTCGTTCATGAGATAAGGGTTGGCTATCATGACATCGAAAACATTGTGGGGTCTAACCTTCGTGGCTTGAAAAAGCACCCATAGTCTGATTAGGCAAGTTTCAAGATTATAGAACCTGAACAGGTAGTAGATATATTTGATACCTACATACATTTTATTTGCGTCGAAGTTTTGATAAAAACTATAACACTTTTGGCACCTTCGCCGTGCCTCCGTCGGCGTGACTTCTTGTTGCAGGGATGCCTAAGGAGGTGGTGCCGAAGGCAGCGCATTGCTGACATGCCTGCGACACGAGCACAACATGGCCGGCAGTGACGACCTGATTGTTTAGCGGCGACTGCCGTTAAGGGAAAATCAgaccgaagagagagaagaagagatcTCGCTCTCTCGGATGTTTTTCTTCATCTTAGTCCTTATTTACATGTTATTTGCAGAACGGTCCTTGCTTTGTTTTGCTAGACAATCCGACGTGCCAAATGCTTACAAGAAAACTCGGGACACGTCAACCCAATCGCACCTCGTCTCTAGTTTTGCACTAATTATTTCCGATTTTAAGACTTGAGGGAAGAAATGTCACCGGAAAAATGATAAGAGACCAAATGTCTACTTCTTGTAAACTTGCGGGGCGAGATGTCACCGGAAAAATGATAAGAGACCAAATGCCTACTTCTTGTAAACTTGCGGGGCGAGATGTCACCGGAAAAATGATAAGAGACCAAATGTCTACTTGCAAACTTGAGGGACGAAAAACAACATTTCATTAAATTAATGGATGTTGTTTTTTCTTTTATGGGAATGAATAGGGCAAGGAAAGGAACGTATCAATTTGGCTCAGATTATTTTAAATTACTTTATAAATGTTGGTTCTGATTCTTGTTTGTGTGGCATCGGTTGAGATTAAAAAAATCTACAGAAAATCAGTAGGGATAAAGAAGTGATGAGGAGAAAACCACGGAGGATGTCATACGAACTTATTAACTCCCTTTTAATAGTATATATAAAGATATTTATTTAATCTTTCCCAAGAGAAAACACAGGGTATTTATTCTCTGTTAACGTCCATTTAAGTTTTCCCATGAGATGACCTCAAATTTAAATCTCTTCTCTAGTTTTATACTTTAAAAAGAATGTAAGGTTCCCGCTAATCTCAAGACGATGTGTCGGCTCAGTCTGTCaaagatgctcataggggtagagagtgtgtgtgtgttcatagggatgagtgtatgtacGTATGTATGAGCATCTGCGTCTGTACTATgttcaaaagaagaagaaaatgtgaCGTTTCCGTTTCACCTTTCATCGTCTAACCTCGTGTTCCATTTCCATTTTATCTTTCATCTTTGATTTTCCACTGTTGATTTTTCCTAAAACCAACTCAATCATTCCATGATCTCATTAACTTATCAAAATAAAATAATATCTTATTTGATAAGTTAATAAGTTCTTATATCAAATAATTGTTTAATAACAAGTTGGTAGAAAAtcatggtgattgcgtacaaaaacttgctaagattgtaTGGACCAACATGATAATACATGTGTAATCACAGATCACTCTAGTAGAATATTCATTCTCATGTTGCAAGGCAGGAGCAATTATCCGTTATAAGATAATAAAtaggaaaaagtccaaaacaaaccttgaGTTGGTAGGCGAAAGCTAAATCAAACGCCGAACCctcaatccctgaaatcagcacaccaAACTCTCTAATCCCGGTCCATTTTAAACCTTGAGAGGAGTTGGCCGGTATTTGCTGAATTGGGTCGGCCCAGTAGCGCAGTCGCTCGCGCGCGCGCACTAATTagttttttctagttttctttttcAATTTTACACATGTTTTATTTTTCTCAGTACccaaaaatatatttttggtaaacttttgatattttcaaatgcattatggacattttttaaattaaatgttttcaaaacttttttgaatacatggtagtAATATTTTGCAAATACCTGTTTTACATTTTCTTAATGacaataaacattttataaaactaTACGAACACTCCTTTACATGGTTCAACATTTTAAATTTTGCACGCACTTTTTTCAAGCACACGTCACGTATATTCCGTTAAGGTCATGACACATTTTTTTTACAACACGCAAACATTTTTTTTACATTGTACAAAAAGTGTTCGCACTTTAAAATTTGGTTCAGGCTTCAGAAAAAAAATTATGTTTCAAAAAAGTGTCTGCGCTTTGAAATTTTGTTCGGGTTTAAAAAAAATGTTTACGTTTCAAAAGGTGTTGTCTTTTTCAAAGTTGTTGGTTTTataaaagtatatgaaattttcaAAAAGTGCTCGCACTTTACAAAATGTTGGAGGATTTCATAAATAGACACGTTTTCAATACTTGTTTGCCCCTAAAATTTTCAAAAAGTTTATAAATAAGGCGCGGTGCCAGGGCCCACGGTCAATGGAGCGGAGCGGGGGTGTGGTCGGGGACGCGGagccaagaaaagaaagaaagaaagaaagaaagaggctGGTGGAACCGTCCAGAAGGAATGCGAATGACCCGGGCCGAGAAATCTCCGGAACTCTCTCCCGGCTTCGGCTCCCGCGCGCACGCATAAATACCTACCTACCGCGCTGACACAACAGAGAACGaacagaggaagaagacgaagaagaagaagaagaagaagaagaagaagaagaagaatcataGCGCTCGCGCATCGCCCGCCGGCAGCTGCATATTCGCCCGCACCCACCTTCGATTTCTGCCGGCCCGGCGGTGGTTCCTCGGATCAGATCAGATCGGATCGGATCGGATCAGAGTAAGCACCCCCTGCTTCTCTCTTCACCTCCTCCctctgaatgaatgaatgaatgaatgaaatgCTAGCTAGAGTATGCCTGATCGTGCGCGCGTTGGTGTCCCCTGAATTCCTCATGGAGGTTTTTATTAGTTTGGCTTGGTTTCGTTTCAGGCATGCAAATTTAACTCACTACTACATACATCTTCAGTCGCAACAATAACTAGTATCTTGTTTCAGATGCAGCGTCAGGCTGTTATAACAACTTGTGTACCGGTAGTAAGTACATCagactagctagctagctagctttgtGATTCCTTCTCACCATTGCCTCTCACCTGAATATCTTGGGACTAATCAACTAATAAATCGAGGTTGCAAACTCTTCCATCGGCCAATTCTTGCTTGTCTGGGGAACAACATCTGAATATATGCACTGTCCCCTGTTGTTTACAAAGTCTCAAATTCTTTCATCCAACCTACCATGTCACTTGGCGCACGGGCGGGTGTTCTGCTTCTTCATATGCAGTTTCTGTGATCTTACTTCGGGGTTTTACTAGTGAGCTGTTGGCCTTTATATTGCATAAAAACATGGACCCTGTATGTTGACCATGACACTTATCTGTATTTTTCTTCAGTATTGCAGGTATCACAAGAGCAGAGTCTGATCAACAAGTCCCGGCATTTGTCCTACCAGTATATATAGAAGCTAGTAAACAATGTATCCAACAAATCACTACATGGATCCATACTCCTCATACTACAGGCATCATGCTCCCTATCCATATTACCCCCCTCCTGGCTGGGAGGCTGGGCACCAGCAGATGCCTGAACCGGACTGCTCGCCATGTCGGCCACCGTATCGCCCTTGGCCGTACAGTGCTAGCATGAATCACTCAGGCCTTCCAGAGTCCCACTCCCATAGCTGCTGCAGCCACACATACCCTCCTGGTTACTACAGTTTCAGACCCCCATTTCCCCAAGAGATTCCACCACCTCCTCCATACTACCATGGTCCATTTCCACCGCATCATCCGAACCCCTACTCGCCATCATACTTTGGCCCACTCCCACCACCTTACCCTGTTGATCAAACACCTTATAGTGGTTATGACAAGTTCAAGAGCCATTGCTGTGGGTGTCCGAACCATGTTTGCCATGGTGATGGAGGGCAGAAGAGCAACGTGAAAATCGAAGAACACATGCCTGAGAGTAACCACAAGGGTGCAGACAATAATTCCAGCATAATTCGAAACCCAAACTACCAGTACCCAGTGATGTGGTTACCGTCCGGTGACATGAAAGACAACAAGGGTAGTGGAAGAAGCTTTGAGTTTCCACCTCAGTTCTTCAGCAAGTGGTTTCCTCAGAGTGGAGAGAGGACAGAGGATGTGAAGCCAGCCGATGACAGTCAGAAGGCGAAACAACTTCAGTGGCCATTAGTTTGGATGCCACCAGGATATGGCGAGACCAAACCAGAAGCTAAAAAAGAGCCGAAGGAGATCGAGCAGAGTCCAAAGAACACGCAAGAAGATCCGCCTTCGCCGAAGATCAAGATTATTCCCCTGTCATGGTTTGGAAATGATAGTCATGATCAAAAGCCTGCCGCTAGGGAGGGCTCTGGAGAACAAAATGGAAGATCATCAGCGACGAGTCAGACTGCAGGCACGGAGCGTCGGCATGACACGACAGTGGATGGAAATTGCAAAACCGTCCCAGTTGTGCCCGAGAAACCAAACAGTGGAAATGAACCTGCTATTTCAGTTGTGCAGGAGAAACCAAACAGTGCGAATGAACCTGCTACTATTTCAGTTGTGCCGGAGAAACATGGTGTTGAGAAGAAGGTTCATACCTGCAGGACCATCCCGGTTATGGCTCAGAAAGAGAGTGATGAGAAGAAGTCCTACATGGGTGGAAACAAAGAGGAAAAGAAGGCCATCATTGTTCAGAAGGAGGGAGAAAATAAGAAAAGCAACAATGTTGAATCAACAAAGGCTAAGCCTTCAAAATTACCCCCCGTATGCTTGCGAGTGGATCCTCTGCCAAAGAAGAAATCAGGAAACACATCTTCAAGGTCATCCAACCAAGCAACCCAGAAGGTTTGTGAAAAAGTGAAGGATGTGAAAGAGGCCCATGGCAAGAACCAGGAGACAAAGCTATCAGAACATCAGAAAGAGGGTAAGATGCCGATTAAAGAGAAATCGTCTGATGAGATTGCCACAAATACAGGACCTAGGAATGTGACAGTGCTAGATGCTTCTGTGAAGCATGCGCAAGAGAAACAAGTTTCGACAAGCATGACTGATCAGAAGGTGCAACCTAGTGTCAGTGCTGAAGCGCAAGAAAATGTCAGTGCGAGGAGCTTGCAGGAGTGTGACAAAAACCGAAAGGAGGATGAGTTGAAGATCCGAAGTGAAGCTCCAAATTTAGCCTGCGAAATCAAGTTATCATCACCAGATGCCGCTGTTCGTATTCAGTCTGCATACAGAGGGTACCATGTACGAAGATGGCAACCTTTGGAGAAACTACGGAAGATCAAGAATGTACATAAACAGATGCAAGATGTGGAGAAGCAGCTGCAGGCCCTCGAAGCTTCTTCAAAGCAGCCGACGGAGAAAGAGCACATCGCTATTAATGAGACCATCATGAATTTGCTTCTGAACCTTGACACCATTCAGGTATTGCATCTTTTTAGCTTACTTTGATTTGATTCATTTTCTCGTGTGCCGAAAAATTGCACGCTAGCTAGGTACTTGGCCGTTGAATGGTGTTCGTTTTGATTCTTCATATACTTGTGCAGAACTTGCATCCAGTTGTGAGGGAGGCTAGGAAGTCTGTTGCTCGACAGCTAGTTTGTTTGCAGGAGAAGCTTGACTCTTTGTGCAAGAAACTGCCTGCTGAACCAAATCACCCTAAGAGTGAGGAAGCAAGTCTCACAGGAGTGGATGGGGAACAATTGCCTTCCTCAGTTAACTCCAACGAGTCTATGCACGATGAACTTTCATCGGAAGTTGCCTTGAAGTTGAGCCAAGATGGAGATTCTACTGAACAGAAACATCAGACGGAGGAACCAAGTACTGCAAAAGAAGAAGTGCAAGATGAAGTAAGTTAACTTTAGTTTTCAATTGTTTGGCATTCTAATATTGCAAAACCCTTCTGTTTTGAAGCGGTATATCTGACGCGCATCATGTCCAACAGGAGAAAGCTGCAGCAGCTGGTGAATGTCAAGGAGTACCACCGACGGATGTCATGCCTGATGCAGCTTCATCAGGACTTATCACTGAGAAGAAGCACCAAATTGAAGAGCCAGGCATTTTGAGGGAAGAATGTGCTGAAGAAGTAAGTTGTAGTCCTGTTTGTGTCGTCGGTCCGCATATGATACTTGTTCATCGGTTAGCAAGATGTTTTGTAGTTCACGGATTGAATGTTAACAGTGTTCATGTCAGCAGCAGAAAGATGGAGAGAAGGGTGAAGAATCATCAACGCACCACATCGAGCCATTGCATTATACACCTGCTAGGCAAAACTGCCACACTGAAGAATCAGATCAAAGGGTTTCTCGTACTACAACTGAGGATGGCAAAACTTCAATGACTACAGCATGTATGGACAGTGAATTGGCTGCTGATAATGTGAGTTTCGAATTTATTTATTTTGGAGATGGGTTTAATACCAATATTATCAATATAGAATTTTGTAACGAAAATATTAAATATTTTGTGTCTGATCGATGAAGCAGGACGGTTCGGCAGAAGGGGGTCAGGTGCAGGAATCTGCTCCCGTTGGTATCTCGTGGCTGAAACATGATGCTGCCCCTGCTGAAGACCAGTTCAAAGAACCAGGTGCTCCATCCCTTCATCTGGAGGATGAGGATTCTTCTGTGCCTTCAAAAGCTGCAGATCCACATGAAAATGATCCAGCCATTGCAGATGACTCCATAGCAATCATGACTCCAGCAGATCAACAAGAAGAGTCCGTCGATGCCGACATGCAGAAAGAAGTTGCAGAGACCATGGTTGATTCAGACAAAGAACCAAATGGAATGGGCGATGCCGGTAACATGGACTACGTTACCGGTGCAAATGCAGAGACCACAAAGCAAGAAAAAATTGGTTTGGTAGGACCAGAAGCGACAAGGCAATGTGATGTTTCTCATATGGGCGATTCAGCCCTTGTGGAGCAGCAAAATGAAGGTGGCTCTGCCATGGAAAATACTGTGAATGATGTCATTGGAGTGGAGCCTGAAGCCATTGCATTGGAAAGCAGAGTCGCTGCCATTGTAGAGGAGACTGAAGCTGTACCATTGGAAATCGATGGCAAGACCACCGAAAATACTCTGGATGATGCCGCACCATTGGAGAACAGAGACAAAATCATGGAAAATACTATGAATGTTGCAATTGGAGAGGACCCTGAAGCTGCTGTACCACTGGAAGTCGAAGGCAAGACCATTGAAAATACTCTGAATGATGCAGTTGGAGAGGAGCCTGAAGCCGTACCACTGGAAAGCAGAGTCAAGACCATGGAAAATACACTGAACGACGCAGGATGTCCGAGTAAAACGAGTGCTGAACCTGCCCTGCCTGAAAGTAGAGGCGACGGAGCACCATGTGAACACGGCGGTGCAACGGTTTACGCCAATCCTAACTCCAAGGTGCCTTCGGAGAGCCATGGTGGCGAGCAGAAGGAGCAGGATGATGATGGAGGTAAAGTAGATGTTTCTGAATCTCTAGCATGTGCAGTAGGAGCAAATTCTGCTGTACCTGCACAAGAAGCAGGCGAGCCGGAAGAAGGTGCTGCTGAAGGAGCATttccagaggaagaagaagcagcggcTACGGCCCCTGCGACTCGCGATGATGGCCTGAAGAGCAGCTACGACGGCAACAACACAGGAGTGAGCGACGAGAACCAGAAGCTCAAGGAGATGCTGCAGAAGGTGCTCGCGTCCGGGAACGACCAGATGGGGGTCATCGCGGAGCTGAGCGACAAGGTGAAGTCGCTGGAGAGGAAGCTCGCGGCGCACAAGAGGAGGAGGCCCAAGGTGAGGGTGCAGCACCGGCCGGCCAGGGACGCAACGGCCAACGACGTGCACTGAAGAACGGCCATGATTGATCTCTGAAGCTTCAGGCTATGAAGCCTCCACCAACACTGTCTGTACTTCGTATGTACTCTCTCTCTAGTTACAAAATCTCTTATACGTATTCTGGTACAGAGGTACTGCTGTGCCATGCTGCAGTGTACTGTTAGCGGTTCACATGTACAGTTTAAGAGGGTGCTTGATATATGTGTACCACCCGTGTCTTATCCTTTCAACGCCTACTCGCCTCTCTCCATGTTTCTCTGCATCTCTCGCACATATCCATCCCCGCTCGCCTGGCTCCGGCCAGTGCCGCGGTTTCTCCGGCGAGCCCACCACAGGCGAGGCATCCCCTGCTCCTCTCTTCACCTCTCTTCGACGAGGATTTTCTCCTTTTATCTTGTTGAGCTCGTCGGCCCTCTCCTTTCTTGCTCCCCAACGCCCCCCGTGTGATGGACCATGGGTCGGCGGTGGGCTAAGGAGGAAGCACGCCGGGGAGCTGCACCTGGTTGACGGGAACAGCTACAACCAGCCTCGCCCGGAGCTGCAACCGACCACGGTGGGGAGATGCAACCGGCGGACAGAGGAGCTGCGACGGGTGGGTGACCACGACCACGGGCAGTCAACGGGGTGGGTGACCGCGACCCGACAAGTGCTACAACCACGGTGACCAGATGTTCGGACCAGCGCCTAATTGTGCTACTACAGGCATTTTGATTTCATGGAACCATTGCCCAATTTTCATTTTTTGCTACCACCGTAATATGCATTTGCTGGAACCATCAACATATTTTGCTACCATCGGTGTTTTAATTTTGTTGGAATCACGCCCAAATTTTTTGTTGCTACCACCATAATATTTTTTTGCAGGAACCATCAACATTTTTTGCTACCATCGATTTATTTGGTTTTGTTGGAACAACACCAAATTTTGGCAATTTTGCTATCACAGGCCTTTTGATTTGCTGGAACGAGCTTGATTTTTTGCTACCACTGACATCTTTGATTTTTTGCTTCAACAACGTCCATTTTTTCAATTTTCGCTATCAACACTTTCTAGTTTGTTGGAAGCAGCGcatttttttttgctacaaccgctGTTTTGGATGCGAACCACGGCATCCTCGCCATTGATTCTGGAGGGGGTGAGGGGATGGGCAGCACCAGCGACGGGCGAGCGTCGGCGGCGTTTGTCAACGGCAGACGCGCGCTGCACGACATGGAGGGGCTGCTGGAGGAGGGAGCGACGGCGTCCTGTTGGAGCCAGGCAATGACCGGCGACGAGGCGGAGGCGGCCTACTGCGCTGCGTGGGGAGGGAGGGCGTGAGGCGCGACCTTCTTCGAGGTCTACAGCCGGCGGGGCGCCCGGCGGCGCGTGAAACTACTCGCAGAGAGGGAGTTTTGGGGGGATCTCACGGTGGTAGAAGACAAGGTCAACGAAGGGCGTGGGCTAGCTGGCAAAAACAGACGGTCGAGAACGCGCTAATCGTGCGGCTGCGGTGCGATCGGGCCAAATTTgtgccggcgcaccggcgcccagCAGTGCCCTTTTTTGAAGGGGTGACTGCTTTGCTCCTATGTATTCTCCCAAAATCGTCACTCCATATATTTTTAGGAAGAATGGCGATTCAGGAAGAAACTGGAGAGGGGGCGATTCTGGAAGAATCGCCTAAAAGAACCGGCCCTCAGTTTGCAGTAACTGCTGACGTTGGGCCAACAATTTTCCACCTTTAAGCCTGTTTGTAAGCTAATGTCTctctcaggttgcgacaaatggcgcactgcatgcatgtcacttgtcacaacctgagagtttttttcgtagatccatttattcaaaacgttttatctcttaaatcgtgcgtccaaatctcaaaccgttttcaccattggattgcTCGCGTCGAGAGCTTCAAATTAGATCCCACATTGACATGTTTTGACGAATTCTATTTTTTACGAAAAAACATACGAAAAACCAAAGCGGgagcacttttttttctttctgaaagagGCAAGActatgcctcttgcggaagcaaatctgtgcctctacAAGAAGTAAACCCGTGTCTCTTGCAgacaaaaaaaacacatttttttatgTTTTAGAGAAGCACGATCGTGGCTTCCGAAAAAGCAAATCCGTGCgtctcgcggaaacaaaaccgttccactcgcggaaggaaaaaacgtgttttttcctttttcgggAGGCACGACCGTGCCCCTCGCGTAAGCAAATccgtacctctcgcggaagcaaaaccgtgcctctcgtgaaaggaaaaaaagtAAACGTCTTTTTTCCCCTTAACCGAGAGgtacgaccgtgcctctcgcggaaggaaaaaaacatgttttttttttgttttccgagaggcacgactgaGCCTCTggcagaagcaaaaccgtgtctctatagaaggaaaaaaatgcatttttcgcGCTAATTTTTTCGCTCAAAAGCAAAGAAAGACCGATGAAaaacaaaaaagccaaaaaaacccATCCAAAAGCCAAAAACTAGTCCACCACTTATCCTAGCAGTTTTATGCAATGTGCGACCACCAGTGCTGCATATTTATACCCTTTGCGTCAAGCCATAGTTCGTAGATTGCATTTCATTGGCGAAGACAACCAACAAATCTGGAGGAAAGAACCCTCACGAGGACCCTTCGATGGCTACCGCACTCTGTAGGCCCACCACCACATGCAGAAGTGGTCACcactgctggaattttgtctattttgggccagcccaatagcagtttcagaaattcctaataaatcctagaggcccacgcagcccattcgtacaaggcaagaggtggaactaatggttagtcccacattgctagtttggtgAGAGTTGGACGTCCTTATAAGGAAGGatgtttccccacatgtatgagcatgagaacaagagggacattcacgcgcgctcctcctcctccgcccgcctcGCCATGACGCGCCGCGGCGCGGCGGGTTGCGGGAAGGAGCTGAGCCGATTTTGCCATGCACGACGAatatacgaaaggtcacgcgggagctgaaacctctcgcctccttctcttgcgcctataaaagggaggtcgctcctcttaGAGAAACGCAccagaacttcttcttcctctcgcc
Proteins encoded:
- the LOC123099197 gene encoding BAG family molecular chaperone regulator 6 isoform X8; translation: MYPTNHYMDPYSSYYRHHAPYPYYPPPGWEAGHQQMPEPDCSPCRPPYRPWPYSASMNHSGLPESHSHSCCSHTYPPGYYSFRPPFPQEIPPPPPYYHGPFPPHHPNPYSPSYFGPLPPPYPVDQTPYSGYDKFKSHCCGCPNHVCHGDGGQKSNVKIEEHMPESNHKGADNNSSIIRNPNYQYPVMWLPSGDMKDNKGSGRSFEFPPQFFSKWFPQSGERTEDVKPADDSQKAKQLQWPLVWMPPGYGETKPEAKKEPKEIEQSPKNTQEDPPSPKIKIIPLSWFGNDSHDQKPAAREGSGEQNGRSSATSQTAGTERRHDTTVDGNCKTVPVVPEKPNSGNEPAISVVQEKPNSANEPATISVVPEKHGVEKKVHTCRTIPVMAQKESDEKKSYMGGNKEEKKAIIVQKEGENKKSNNVESTKAKPSKLPPVCLRVDPLPKKKSGNTSSRSSNQATQKVCEKVKDVKEAHGKNQETKLSEHQKEGKMPIKEKSSDEIATNTGPRNVTVLDASVKHAQEKQVSTSMTDQKVQPSVSAEAQENVSARSLQECDKNRKEDELKIRSEAPNLACEIKLSSPDAAVRIQSAYRGYHVRRWQPLEKLRKIKNVHKQMQDVEKQLQALEASSKQPTEKEHIAINETIMNLLLNLDTIQNLHPVVREARKSVARQLVCLQEKLDSLCKKLPAEPNHPKSEEASLTGVDGEQLPSSVNSNESMHDELSSEVALKLSQDGDSTEQKHQTEEPSTAKEEVQDEEKAAAAGECQGVPPTDVMPDAASSGLITEKKHQIEEPGILREECAEEKDGEKGEESSTHHIEPLHYTPARQNCHTEESDQRVSRTTTEDGKTSMTTACMDSELAADNDGSAEGGQVQESAPVGISWLKHDAAPAEDQFKEPGAPSLHLEDEDSSVPSKAADPHENDPAIADDSIAIMTPADQQEESVDADMQKEVAETMVDSDKEPNGMGDAGNMDYVTGANAETTKQEKIGLVGPEATRQCDVSHMGDSALVEQQNEGGSAMENTVNDVIGVEPEAIALESRVAAIVEETEAVPLEIDGKTTENTLDDAAPLENRDKIMENTMNVAIGEDPEAAVPLEVEGKTIENTLNDAVGEEPEAVPLESRVKTMENTLNDAGCPSKTSAEPALPESRGDGAPCEHGGATVYANPNSKVPSESHGGEQKEQDDDGGKVDVSESLACAVGANSAVPAQEAGEPEEGAAEGAFPEEEEAAATAPATRDDGLKSSYDGNNTGVSDENQKLKEMLQKVLASGNDQMGVIAELSDKVKSLERKLAAHKRRRPKVRVQHRPARDATANDVH